The following are encoded together in the Thunnus maccoyii chromosome 18, fThuMac1.1, whole genome shotgun sequence genome:
- the kdelr3 gene encoding ER lumen protein-retaining receptor 3 produces the protein MNVFRLAGDVSHLVAIIILLLKIWRSKSCAGISGKSQVLFALVFTTRYLDLFTVFISPYNTVMKVVFLALSYATVYMIYMRFRNSYDSENDSFRVEFLLVPVIGLSFLEHYAFTPMEILWTFSIFLEAVAIMPQLFMITKTGEAESITTHYLFFLGLYRALYIANWVWRYHTEGFFDQIAVVSGVVQTIFYCDFFYLYFTRVLRGNAKMSLPMPV, from the exons ATGAACGTCTTTCGTCTGGCCGGTGACGTGTCACATCTGGTGGCGATCATCATCCTGTTACTGAAGATATGGAGGTCCAAATCCTGTGCTG GCATCTCTGGGAAGTCTCAGGTGCTGTTTGCACTTGTGTTCACCACCAGATACCTTGACTTATTCACTGTCTTCATTTCTCCTTACAACACAGTCATGAAG GTGGTGTTCCTAGCTCTGTCCTATGCCACCGTCTATATGATCTACATGCGCTTCAGGAACAGTTACGACTCAGAGAACGACTCATTCCGCGTGGAGTTCCTGTTGGTGCCAGTCATCGGGCTTTCCTTCCTGGAGCACTATGCTTTCACCCCAATGGAG ATCCTGTGGACCTTCTCCATCTTCCTGGAGGCAGTGGCCATAATGCCACAACTCTTCATGATCACCAAGACCGGCGAGGCAGAATCCATCACCACCCACTACCTGTTCTTCCTCGGCCTCTACCGAGCCCTCTACATAGCCAACTGGGTGTGGCGTTACCACACCGAGGGCTTCTTCGACCAGATTGCTGTGGTGTCTGGCGTTGTGCAGACCATCTTCTACTGCGACTTCTTCTACCTTTACTTCACAAGGG TTCTTCGAGGGAATGCAAAGATGAGCCTGCCGATGCCCGTTTAA
- the LOC121884915 gene encoding GTPase IMAP family member 7-like, producing the protein MSSPEIAASHEVCEASLPTSVAEHRIVLVGRTGTGKSSSGNTILGRSAFWVDVSPCSVTTQCKRQTGTVDGCSISVIDTPGFFNTQLSPQEVIAEVGRCVVLSSPGPHTFLVTLQLGRFTQEERDALEWLKATFGPGVTRFTMVLFTWGDQLHDKRVEDFLKESDELSEFVSSCHGGYHVFDNSGHDRTTGYAEQVVQLLKKVDKLVEDNGGGCYSNDMFKEAERAIREAQEMMLGLREHKVESPQREAEDKEEPGPELERRKRKEEEEKRKEEEEARKRAERLFWCELVSAMGKGAAEGAGIMGKDKGKGKAVKKAKVVEKAAALAASPLSISSAAKAVGGAVREGSKVLYKHRKTFLH; encoded by the exons ATGTCGTCACCTGAAATTGCTGCGTCACACGAAG TCTGTGAAGCGTCACTCCCTACATCAGTGGCTGAACACAGGATTGTTCTGGTGGGAAGGACAGGAACAGGCAAAAGCTCCTCAGGCAACACCATCCTGGGCAGGTCCGCCTTCTGGGTGGATGTCTCCCCCTGCTCGGTCACCACACAGTGCAAGAGGCAGACTGGGACAGTAGACGGGTGTAGTATCTCTGTGATCGACACCCCGGGGTTCTTCAACACACAGTTGTCCCCTCAGGAGGTTATAGCAGAGGTGGGACGGTGTGTTGTCCTGTCCTCTCCGGGACCTCACACCTTCTTGGTGACCCTACAGCTTGGCAGGTTCACCCAGGAGGAGAGGGACGCCTTGGAGTGGCTCAAGGCTACGTTCGGGCCTGGAGTCACCAGGTTTACCATGGTGCTGTTCACCTGGGGAGACCAGCTGCACGACAAACGCGTCGAGGACTTCTTGAAGGAGAGCGATGAGCTGTCGGAATTTGTCAGCAGCTGCCATGGAGGGTATCACGTCTTTGATAATAGCGGACATGACAGGACAACAGGGTATGCAGAACAGGTCGTGCAACTTCTGAAAAAGGTAGACAAGCTTGTTGAGGACAATGGAGGCGGTTGCTATAGCAATGACATGTTCAAGGAGGCTGAGAGGGCCATCAGGGAGGCACAAGAGATGATGCTGGGACTAAGAGAACATAAGGTGGAATCCCCTCAGAGGGAGGCTGAAGACAAAGAGGAGCCGGGACCAgagttggagaggaggaagaggaaggaagaggaggagaagaggaaggaggaagaggaggccaggaAGAGGGCAGAGAGGCTGTTCTGGTGTGAGCTGGTGTCTGCGATGGGGAAAGGTGCAGCAGAGGGGGCAGGGATCATGGGAAAAGACAAAGGGAAAGGGAAAGCTGTGAAGAAAGCGAAGGTGGTGGAGAAGGCAGCAGCTCTGGCAGCCTCGCCGCTCTCCATCAGTTCAGCTGCAAAAGCGGTGGGAGGGGCTGTGAGAGAAGGAAGTAAGGTGTTATACAAACACCGCAAAACTTTTCTGCACTGA